One window from the genome of Nicotiana sylvestris chromosome 9, ASM39365v2, whole genome shotgun sequence encodes:
- the LOC138876829 gene encoding uncharacterized protein, translating to MLLQTTYQDKGTQTDESQESKDIFTILTTLSLQMESMGKRLQQLESQQHDYKNAELSQSEDSKLPEVEGDVGKLQKTHNTVALYTAAGTSKQVSKKPHINVNLNTVFDKPFTSKKPREAIVIAPQTSTYANSLHHNKKVYNHITQTYIENIYKIQTFLNLNPRSTTTTDPTQDYVTQKLQGYNRLIAQPKTKANLVKTCYNYGLLSTVYTHDGEEIIGIPELYKAFVTFKRITKGNLFFIKFYTAPAEILYDEIKPIIQVIKIGLTRDMIIPEEIEKQPEIQKMEIPSFYANKRIIGIATIIQELANNYLQGNAIWSYYSRDQLMIYANSKELRQGDMDEVQKWILSLLKPEMQPTTRALKKEFISNELLTRYCKLVGHKYPDHICSKCNGDDNYVPEVQLE from the coding sequence atgttattgcagactacctatcaagacaaaggtacccaaacagatgaaagccaagaatcaaaagacatatttacaatccttactactctatccttacagatggagagtatgggaaaaagattacaacagctagaaagtcagcagcatgactataaaaatgcggagctaagtcaatcggaagactctaaacttccagaggtagaaggagacgttgggaaactccaaaaaacccataacacagttgctttatatacagctgcaggtacaagcaaacaagttagcaaaaagccacatatcaatgtaaacctaaataccgtatttgataagccatttacatcaaaaaagccaagagaagcaatagttatagccccacaaacttcaacctatgctaatagcctacaccacaacaaaaaggtatataaccatattactcaaacatatattgagaatatatataaaatccagacatttctgaacctaaaccctagatcaacaactactacagatccaacacaagattatgtaacccaaaaactacagggatataataggcttatagcccagccaaaaacaaaagcaaacctagtaaaaacatgttacaactacggactacttagcacagtatatacccatgacggagaagaaataattggaataccagagctatacaaagcatttgtcaccttcaagagaattacaaaaggcaacctattcttcatcaaattctacacagcaccagcggaaatactatatgatgaaataaaacccataatacaggtgataaagataggactaacacgagatatgataataccagaagagatagagaaacaacccgagatacagaaaatggagataccaagtttctatgctaataaaagaataattggtatagcaactattattcaagaactagctaacaattatctacaaggaaatgctatctggagctactattccagagaccaattgatgatatatgccaactcgaaggaactacgacaaggagatatggatgaagtccagaaatggattttatcattattaaaaccagaaatgcaaccaactaccagagcattgaaaaaagaatttatttcaaacgagttattaacaagatactgcaaactagtaggacacaaatatccagaccacatatgttcaaagtgcaacggagatgataactatgtaccagaagtccaactagaatga
- the LOC138876851 gene encoding uncharacterized protein, translated as MLLQTTYQDKGTQTDESQESKDIFTILTTLSLQMESMGKRLQQLESQQHDYKNAELSQSEDSKLPEVEGDVGKLQKTHNTVALYTAAGTSKQVSKKPHINVNLNTVFDKPFTSKKPREAIVIAPQTSTYANSLHHNKKVYNHITQTYIENIYKIQTFLNLNPRSTTTTDPTQDYVTQKLQGYNRLIAQPKTKANLVKTCYNYGLLSTVYTHDGEEIIGIPELYKAFVTFKRITKGNLFFIKFYTAPAEILYDEIKPIIQVIKIGLTRDMIIPEEIEKQPEIQKMEIPSFYANKRIIGIATIIQELANNYLQGNAIWSYYSRDQLMIYANSKELRQGDMDEVQKWILSLLKPEMQPTTRALKKEFISNELLTRYCKLVGHKYPDHICSKCNGDDNYVPEVQLE; from the coding sequence atgttattgcagactacctatcaagacaaaggtacccaaacagatgaaagccaagaatcaaaagacatatttacaatccttactactctatccttacagatggagagtatgggaaaaagattacaacagctagaaagtcagcagcatgactataaaaatgcggagctaagtcaatcggaagactctaaacttccagaggtagaaggagacgttgggaaactccaaaaaacccataacacagttgctttatatacagctgcaggtacaagcaaacaagttagcaaaaagccacatatcaatgtaaacctaaataccgtatttgataagccatttacatcaaaaaagccaagagaagcaatagttatagccccacaaacttcaacctatgctaatagcctacaccacaacaaaaaggtatataaccatattactcaaacatatattgagaatatatataaaatccagacatttctgaacctaaaccctagatcaacaactactacagatccaacacaagattatgtaacccaaaaactacagggatataataggcttatagcccagccaaaaacaaaagcaaacctagtaaaaacatgttacaactacggactactcagcacagtatatacccatgacggagaagaaataattggaataccagagctatacaaagcatttgtcaccttcaagagaattacaaaaggcaacctattcttcatcaaattctacacagcaccagcggaaatactatatgatgaaataaaacccataatacaggtgataaagataggactaacacgagatatgataataccagaagagatagagaaacaacccgagatacagaaaatggagataccaagtttctatgctaataaaagaataattggtatagcaactattattcaagaactagctaacaattatctacaaggaaatgctatctggagctactattccagagaccaattgatgatatatgccaactcgaaggaactacgacaaggagatatggatgaagtccagaaatggattttatcattattaaaaccagaaatgcaaccaactaccagagcattgaaaaaagaatttatttcaaacgagttattaacaagatactgcaaactagtaggacacaaatatccagaccacatatgttcaaagtgcaacggagatgataactatgtaccagaagtccaactagaatga
- the LOC138876873 gene encoding uncharacterized protein — MNKEEFALEEKTYENPEGLKITIIFSNLGRRYKKIGNNLNLMLEKETVKLEDSLTAMVRITKENEEIDRKREIKEIQQQAKEKIQQIEEVKNTKITELEKELEMLKQMYANKLKEKEKRKEEEEELKLTNEIERFKLQLEEVQESPSKISINEINDQSDKDTELGENYSETSETYTELIEKTEKIKINPEINTGDMNEDKPSISGIKNPKQLNPTYYRVSYDAYDRNKTLWDKRLNKKWAPRQITEQYNFLDLDCVADINKTIQLWIGYISKQLIDNKITITETPGYIERTLIGTVKLWLQNLSSESLDTLRSNKKLDGTTTTTVTDILNKYEIAIRNEFSSMTTEVEEQNKEKITNRNLMTKLAICNMCYIDEYTCAFRDYYYKGTYSPDESKEIRKLYFTKLPEPFSSKIIKSWNEAGLADTLGVRIKFLQNWFIELCEKYKENMKMEKILVKNLACCKSRIAPQFGCTDKYYKKEGKKKKFKSKYSKYKYRKPRRRYYVKNYKHKKPYRKKKKLTECTCYNCGKLGHLAKDCKLPKNPKKKQITEILIDNDKYTQVEYVDYELSSEDSIYEISENEFSENEINKDIEESDEENYD; from the coding sequence atgaataaagaagaattcgcattagaagagaaaacatatgagaatccagaaggattaaaaataacaataatattttctaacttaggaagaagatataaaaaaataggaaataacctaaacttaatgttagaaaaagaaactgtaaaactagaggatagtttaaccgccatggttagaataacaaaagaaaacgaagaaatagatagaaaacgagagattaaagaaatacaacagcaagctaaagaaaaaatacaacagatagaggaagtaaaaaacactaaaataacagaattagaaaaagaattagagatgctaaaacagatgtatgcaaataaactaaaagaaaaggaaaaacgtaaagaagaagaagaagaactaaaactaacaaatgagatagaaagattcaaattacagttagaagaagtacaggagagtccatcaaaaataagtataaacgaaataaatgaccaaagtgataaagacacagaactaggagaaaactattcagaaacaagtgaaacatacacagaacttatagaaaaaacagaaaagataaaaataaacccagaaataaatacaggagatatgaacgaagataaaccaagcatatcaggaataaaaaatccaaaacaattaaacccaacctattacagagtaagttatgatgcatatgacagaaacaaaacattatgggataaaaggttaaataagaaatgggcaccaagacagataactgaacaatataattttttagatctagattgtgtagcagatataaataaaacaatacaattatggataggatatatctcaaaacaactaatagataataaaataacaataacggaaacaccaggatatatagaaagaacattaataggaactgtaaaattatggttacaaaatttatcaagtgaaagcttagacacattaaggagtaataaaaaacttgacggtacaactacaacaacagttacagatatattaaataaatatgaaatagcaataagaaatgaatttagtagtatgacaacagaagtagaagaacaaaataaagaaaaaattacaaatagaaatttaatgacaaaattagcaatatgtaatatgtgttatatagatgaatatacttgtgcatttagagactattattataaaggaacatatagtccagatgaaagtaaagagataagaaaattatattttacaaaattaccagaaccctttagctcaaaaataataaaaagttggaacgaagcaggactagcagatacattaggagtaaggataaaatttctacaaaactggtttatagaattatgtgaaaaatataaagaaaacatgaaaatggaaaaaatattagtaaaaaatttggcatgttgcaaaagtagaatagcaccccaatttggctgcacagataaatattacaaaaaagaaggaaagaaaaagaaatttaaatcaaaatattcaaagtataaatataggaaaccaagaagaagatattatgtaaaaaattataaacataaaaaaccatataggaaaaagaaaaaactaacagaatgtacttgctataattgtggaaagctaggacacttagccaaagattgtaaattaccaaaaaacccaaagaagaaacaaattaccgaaatattgatagataatgataaatatacacaagtagaatatgtagattatgaattaagcagtgaagacagcatatatgagatatcagaaaacgagttctctgaaaatgaaataaacaaggatatagaagagtcagatgaagaaaattatgactga